Proteins from a single region of Blastocatellia bacterium:
- a CDS encoding radical SAM protein, with protein MFLAKGLLWTDRPVLAHLIPIRRCNLSCAYCNEYDSVSAPVPTETMFRRVDKLASLGTLAITISGGEPLLHPDLEAIIRRIRQHGILTGLITNGYLLTQERILKLNEAGLEYLQISIDNVNPDDVSKKSLKVLDKKLVWLSQLAEFKVNINSVIGGGIKTPQDALVISKRALELGFSSSLGVIHDGTGTLKPLRGIEREVYFEMKRLRKSSYARVDYFQRNLVDGKPNRWRCRAGARYLYICEDGLVHYCSQQRGYPGVPLEHYTKEDIRREYLTKKACAPYCTVSCVNQVATFDFWRDPQTLPAKGIVRKEAVQAIKLYQIQTSPSRLSKYAGR; from the coding sequence ATGTTTCTTGCTAAAGGCCTGCTGTGGACAGACCGGCCGGTGCTGGCACACTTGATTCCGATCCGTCGTTGTAATCTGTCGTGCGCTTATTGCAATGAATACGACAGTGTTTCTGCGCCTGTGCCTACTGAAACGATGTTCCGTCGCGTGGACAAACTGGCCAGTCTGGGGACGTTGGCCATCACCATCAGCGGAGGCGAGCCGTTGCTGCATCCTGACTTGGAAGCGATCATTCGTCGAATCCGTCAGCATGGGATTTTGACCGGCTTGATTACCAACGGCTATTTGTTGACGCAGGAGCGCATTCTGAAGTTGAATGAGGCTGGGTTAGAGTACTTGCAGATTAGCATTGATAATGTCAACCCTGATGACGTATCCAAGAAGAGCCTCAAAGTGTTGGATAAGAAGTTGGTCTGGTTGTCGCAACTGGCCGAGTTCAAGGTCAACATCAATTCAGTTATTGGCGGCGGCATCAAAACGCCCCAGGATGCGCTGGTCATTAGCAAGCGTGCATTGGAATTAGGCTTTTCTAGCTCGTTGGGTGTCATTCATGATGGAACGGGCACGCTGAAGCCGCTCAGAGGCATCGAGCGAGAGGTCTATTTTGAAATGAAGCGACTTCGTAAAAGCAGCTATGCGCGGGTAGATTACTTCCAACGAAATCTTGTGGATGGTAAGCCGAATCGCTGGCGTTGCCGAGCAGGCGCGCGGTACTTGTACATTTGCGAAGACGGGTTGGTGCATTACTGCTCGCAGCAGCGAGGGTATCCGGGTGTGCCGTTGGAACACTACACGAAAGAGGACATCCGCCGCGAGTATTTGACTAAGAAAGCGTGCGCGCCTTACTGCACCGTGTCGTGCGTCAATCAGGTGGCGACGTTCGATTTCTGGCGCGATCCACAGACGCTGCCGGCTAAAGGGATAGTTCGCAAGGAAGCGGTTCAAGCCATCAAGTTATACCAGATTCAAACATCGCCGAGCCGCTTGAGCAAATATGCCGGGAGGTAG
- a CDS encoding radical SAM protein, with translation MHKPIKYVEKGLTIMAKGVWFVFERLNRINQNPSFTPKWSDKPLLKSYQKVKPPLGWPRTTDSLCPKCVPEIREKILNGALPVDILRHERVGEIKAQIIERDGKILMVKDCPIHGHFEDVMSIDPAFFKHLEESFPGSDIVAHNDERLHNHGSSTIKYGRGAVLTIDLTNRCNMMCDPCFMDANQVGFVHELSWEDIKTLLDNAISLKPRRQLSVQFSGGEPTLSPYFLDAIRYARKVGYNSVQAATNGIEFAKSPEFARAAAEAGLRFAYLQFDGIGNAANQHRRVGNLFDVKLRAIENMHNAGIEIVPVTTIVNGINNEQVGRIIQFALDNPRKIAFLAFQPVSFTGRDEAITDERRQAQRYTLSHLAHDVKKQTGLGEPTRDWFPISFISPFSDWADLVKGPNQDWGSFKCGCHPNCGVGMAVMVDKETKEAVPVTAFLDALPLAKDVASINDAARGKWLSIIGMALALMKNYDPFKSPTHFRLIDLLKKFDKTWGATGRDYGKVGADRTMADIQKRRQDRWNFLFIAGMWFQDLFNYDFRRTERCIIPYATQEGEISFCAYNTGIGWRNIVEKMHMTATLSKWYQEHGRHEIFAGGKNVALNSTEHSLLLREEIITKDVQHDLDRLGVAKNAREEQMKARAERKRREEENARMAKLYRQIVLNEPAEPEPTLVQLRVGNGRANGQQAAVTPASLTPAKQESAAHQQAAAGIGD, from the coding sequence ATGCATAAGCCGATCAAGTATGTCGAAAAGGGATTGACCATAATGGCCAAGGGGGTGTGGTTTGTGTTTGAGCGACTGAATCGCATCAATCAGAATCCATCGTTCACCCCCAAATGGTCTGACAAACCCTTGTTGAAGTCGTATCAGAAAGTGAAGCCGCCATTGGGATGGCCACGAACGACCGATTCGCTCTGTCCAAAGTGCGTGCCGGAGATTCGTGAAAAAATTCTCAATGGCGCGCTGCCGGTTGACATCTTGCGCCATGAACGGGTGGGCGAAATCAAGGCGCAGATCATCGAACGCGATGGCAAAATCCTGATGGTCAAGGATTGTCCCATTCATGGTCACTTTGAAGATGTCATGTCAATTGACCCGGCGTTCTTCAAGCACCTCGAAGAATCATTTCCTGGCAGCGACATCGTCGCTCACAACGATGAGAGGTTGCACAATCATGGCAGCAGCACGATCAAGTATGGTCGCGGCGCTGTGCTGACCATTGACCTGACCAATCGCTGCAACATGATGTGCGACCCGTGCTTCATGGATGCCAATCAAGTTGGTTTCGTCCATGAGCTGAGCTGGGAAGACATCAAGACGTTACTCGATAACGCCATCTCGCTCAAGCCGCGCCGTCAGTTGTCGGTGCAGTTTTCCGGTGGCGAGCCGACGCTGTCGCCTTACTTCCTCGATGCCATCCGCTACGCGCGCAAAGTTGGTTACAACAGTGTGCAAGCGGCGACCAACGGCATCGAATTTGCCAAGAGCCCTGAGTTTGCTCGCGCCGCCGCCGAAGCTGGGTTACGCTTTGCCTACTTGCAATTCGATGGCATTGGCAATGCGGCCAACCAGCATCGTCGCGTCGGCAATCTGTTCGATGTGAAGTTACGCGCCATTGAAAACATGCACAACGCTGGCATCGAAATTGTGCCAGTGACCACCATTGTCAATGGCATCAACAACGAGCAGGTCGGGCGGATCATTCAATTTGCGCTGGACAATCCGCGTAAGATTGCCTTCCTCGCGTTTCAGCCTGTTTCATTCACAGGACGTGATGAGGCGATCACGGATGAGCGGCGGCAAGCGCAACGTTACACGCTGTCGCATCTGGCGCATGATGTGAAAAAGCAGACCGGGCTGGGCGAGCCAACGCGCGACTGGTTCCCGATTTCGTTCATCAGTCCGTTCTCGGACTGGGCTGATCTGGTCAAAGGGCCGAATCAAGACTGGGGCTCGTTCAAGTGCGGCTGCCATCCCAACTGCGGCGTCGGCATGGCCGTGATGGTGGATAAAGAGACAAAAGAGGCTGTGCCGGTCACAGCGTTTCTCGACGCGTTGCCGTTGGCCAAGGACGTAGCGTCCATCAATGACGCCGCCCGGGGCAAATGGCTCTCCATCATCGGCATGGCGTTGGCGCTGATGAAAAACTACGATCCGTTCAAATCGCCAACCCATTTCCGTTTGATTGATCTGCTGAAGAAGTTTGACAAAACTTGGGGAGCGACCGGCCGCGACTACGGCAAGGTCGGAGCAGACCGGACGATGGCCGACATCCAAAAGCGACGGCAGGATCGTTGGAATTTCCTCTTCATCGCCGGGATGTGGTTCCAAGACCTGTTTAACTACGACTTCCGCCGGACTGAACGTTGCATCATCCCCTATGCAACGCAAGAGGGCGAAATTTCCTTCTGCGCCTACAATACCGGCATCGGTTGGCGCAACATCGTCGAAAAGATGCACATGACGGCGACGCTGAGCAAGTGGTACCAGGAGCATGGCCGACATGAAATCTTTGCCGGCGGCAAGAACGTTGCGCTTAACAGCACCGAGCATTCGTTGCTGCTGCGTGAAGAGATCATCACCAAGGACGTGCAGCACGATCTGGATCGGTTGGGTGTTGCCAAGAATGCGCGCGAAGAGCAGATGAAGGCCCGCGCCGAACGCAAACGCCGCGAAGAGGAGAATGCGCGCATGGCGAAGCTCTATCGGCAGATCGTTTTGAATGAGCCGGCAGAACCGGAGCCGACGCTCGTTCAGCTTCGCGTTGGCAATGGGCGCGCTAACGGTCAGCAGGCGGCTGTGACTCCCGCTTCGTTGACGCCGGCAAAGCAGGAGAGCGCAGCCCATCAGCAGGCGGCTGCCGGCATTGGCGACTAG
- a CDS encoding B12-binding domain-containing radical SAM protein: MNHPGRKIVLAASNSESSEYMRSTWRQMLLATLPMRYARFVSDISVTNETWPDGQAKYVPTGLRVIESLLLEKFRPEDIAVCYPDQLPWFVGDETRVVGIHAHNPLGITFATDVYAKFYGRQIEPVNAGEFRKLILHPVLRQHKHHLKIIVGGPGSWQIEKKNLQDEWQIDCIVDGEAEDVAVDLFEKAIRGEPLPRKVECRSPRLEKIPILRHRATYGAVEITRGCGRGCQFCSIALRSGKSLPLEHILASVRHQVAEGADTILLVTEDIFLYEQGPRFETNVPALKRLYESIAAVPGVKYLTQSHGTMAPIVKDPHLVEELSPVAVGKSVHRHRASTHPEKRYANLFIGLETGSVRLFKQFMKGKGYPYRPEQWPDVVLKGMEILNKHNWFPFCTWIIGLPGETREDTKESLDLLFALKDAKWCVIPTLFVPLEDTRLEKNESAKLVDLTDLQWEFFFTCWRYNQQFFYNNLRTNLKFSLGVPIYYYLLGRKLFGKAMKYPLLRLGHFPEWYLRRHLYLDFSGRSKPKLKVPEHVEIPEHRHRPGIPELEMAHLMS; encoded by the coding sequence ATGAATCATCCGGGAAGAAAGATCGTGCTTGCTGCCAGTAATTCGGAATCATCCGAGTACATGCGCAGCACATGGCGGCAGATGTTGCTGGCAACGCTGCCCATGCGATACGCTCGTTTCGTTTCGGATATTTCTGTCACTAACGAGACCTGGCCTGATGGTCAGGCCAAATACGTGCCCACTGGCTTGCGGGTCATTGAATCGCTGTTGCTGGAGAAGTTCCGACCCGAAGACATTGCTGTTTGTTATCCCGATCAATTGCCGTGGTTCGTCGGCGATGAGACGCGGGTTGTTGGCATTCATGCGCATAATCCGCTGGGCATCACGTTTGCCACCGATGTCTATGCAAAGTTCTATGGCCGCCAGATTGAACCGGTCAATGCTGGCGAGTTTCGCAAGCTGATTCTGCATCCGGTGCTTCGTCAGCATAAGCATCATTTGAAGATCATTGTTGGCGGCCCCGGCTCGTGGCAAATCGAGAAGAAGAATCTGCAAGACGAATGGCAAATTGACTGCATTGTTGACGGGGAAGCCGAGGATGTCGCCGTTGATCTGTTTGAGAAGGCGATTCGGGGCGAGCCGTTGCCGCGCAAGGTGGAATGTCGAAGCCCGCGCTTGGAAAAGATTCCGATCCTGCGCCATCGCGCCACCTACGGCGCAGTCGAGATCACGCGCGGCTGCGGGCGTGGCTGTCAGTTTTGCTCGATTGCCCTGCGCAGCGGCAAGAGCCTGCCGCTGGAGCATATCCTGGCCAGCGTGCGCCATCAGGTGGCCGAAGGCGCTGATACGATTTTGCTTGTCACCGAAGATATCTTTCTCTACGAGCAAGGCCCACGATTTGAAACCAACGTGCCGGCGCTCAAGCGCCTGTATGAATCAATTGCGGCTGTTCCCGGCGTCAAGTACCTGACACAGTCGCATGGGACCATGGCGCCGATTGTCAAAGACCCGCATCTGGTCGAGGAATTGTCGCCGGTGGCAGTGGGCAAGAGCGTCCATCGGCATCGCGCCTCCACGCATCCGGAGAAGCGCTACGCCAATTTGTTCATCGGGCTGGAGACTGGCTCGGTGCGCTTGTTCAAACAATTCATGAAAGGCAAAGGCTATCCGTATCGGCCAGAACAATGGCCGGATGTCGTGCTCAAGGGCATGGAAATTCTCAATAAGCATAATTGGTTTCCCTTCTGCACATGGATCATTGGCTTGCCTGGCGAAACGCGCGAGGACACCAAGGAGTCGCTCGATTTGCTCTTCGCCTTGAAGGACGCCAAGTGGTGCGTCATTCCGACGTTGTTTGTGCCGCTGGAAGATACGCGGCTGGAAAAGAACGAGAGCGCCAAATTGGTTGACTTGACCGACCTGCAATGGGAGTTCTTCTTCACCTGCTGGCGCTATAATCAGCAATTCTTCTACAACAATCTGAGGACCAATTTGAAGTTTAGTCTGGGCGTGCCCATCTACTACTACTTGCTCGGACGCAAGCTGTTTGGCAAGGCGATGAAGTATCCGTTATTGCGGCTGGGTCACTTCCCGGAATGGTATCTGCGTCGCCATTTGTACCTGGATTTTAGCGGGCGGAGCAAACCCAAACTGA